A genomic window from Flavobacterium johnsoniae includes:
- a CDS encoding YciI family protein: MKTSIFILAFLLFNTVAFSQETEAKYDEALAKSLHADEYGMKKYVFCLLKSGSNTTASKEESKKLFEGHMANINKLAKEGKLVVAGPFMKNDRNYRGIYVFNVETVEEAKKLVETDPAIKANLLEAELTPWYCTAALQETVKIHDKIAKTKM; encoded by the coding sequence ATGAAAACCTCAATTTTTATTCTAGCCTTTTTACTTTTTAATACTGTCGCTTTTTCACAAGAAACCGAGGCGAAATATGATGAAGCTTTAGCAAAATCGCTTCACGCCGACGAATACGGAATGAAGAAATATGTTTTTTGTCTTTTAAAATCTGGAAGCAATACAACGGCTTCAAAAGAAGAAAGCAAAAAGTTGTTTGAAGGTCATATGGCTAATATTAATAAATTAGCTAAAGAAGGAAAACTAGTTGTTGCTGGACCTTTCATGAAAAATGACAGAAACTATCGAGGCATTTATGTATTTAATGTAGAAACTGTCGAAGAAGCAAAAAAATTGGTAGAAACAGATCCTGCTATAAAAGCCAATTTACTCGAAGCAGAATTAACGCCTTGGTATTGTACCGCAGCTTTGCAGGAAACGGTAAAAATACATGATAAAATTGCCAAGACGAAAATGTAA
- the gloA2 gene encoding SMU1112c/YaeR family gloxylase I-like metalloprotein, whose amino-acid sequence MLTLNKVHHIAILCSDYEKSKYFYTQILGLTIIREIYREERQSYKLDLALNGSYVVELFSFPNPPQRPSRPEAVGLRHLAFEVINLEETIAFLTSKNIESEPIRIDETTEKRFTFIADPDLLPIEFYER is encoded by the coding sequence ATGCTTACACTTAATAAAGTTCATCATATTGCCATTTTATGTTCTGATTACGAAAAATCGAAATATTTCTATACACAGATTTTAGGTTTAACCATTATTCGTGAAATTTACCGCGAAGAACGCCAATCTTATAAATTAGATTTGGCTTTGAATGGTTCGTATGTTGTTGAATTATTTTCATTTCCAAATCCGCCGCAAAGACCTTCTAGACCCGAAGCAGTTGGTTTAAGACATTTGGCTTTTGAAGTTATAAATTTAGAAGAAACTATTGCTTTTTTAACTTCAAAAAATATAGAATCAGAGCCAATTAGAATTGATGAAACTACTGAAAAACGTTTCACTTTTATTGCTGATCCAGATTTGTTACCGATTGAGTTTTATGAAAGATAA
- a CDS encoding DinB family protein gives MSESTRISNLYQSIYNGNPWLEVNLANTLQNVTAEQAYKKINPNLNTIWEIVNHLIQWRRNILERMQGEVIKTPDHNYFVPVIDPSEAAWEQSLQTLAKSQESWNTFFETFDDADLAKIYVNNGHSYYEHLHGIIQHDVYHLGQIVILKKLL, from the coding sequence ATGTCAGAAAGCACAAGAATTTCAAATTTATATCAATCCATTTATAATGGAAATCCTTGGCTAGAAGTTAATCTAGCCAACACTTTACAAAATGTAACGGCAGAACAAGCTTACAAAAAAATAAATCCAAATTTGAACACGATTTGGGAAATAGTGAATCATTTAATTCAGTGGAGAAGAAATATTTTAGAACGTATGCAAGGAGAAGTTATCAAAACTCCAGATCATAATTATTTTGTTCCCGTTATAGATCCTTCAGAAGCTGCTTGGGAACAATCGCTTCAAACATTGGCAAAATCGCAAGAATCTTGGAATACCTTTTTTGAAACTTTTGATGACGCTGATTTAGCAAAAATCTATGTTAATAATGGTCATAGTTATTACGAACATTTGCACGGAATTATTCAGCACGATGTGTATCATTTGGGGCAAATTGTTATTTTAAAGAAACTGCTTTAG
- a CDS encoding sugar O-acetyltransferase gives MKTEKEKMISSEYYNAFDPELLKGRRAAKNLLHSLNVKEYRVTKKAKEILKELIPNAGAGLYIEPPFHCDYGYNIFAGENVYFNVNCVVLDCAPVNIGSNVFIAPNVQIYTASHPLDAELRKTLENAYPVTIGDDCWIGGNSVICPGVTIGKGCVIGAGSVVTKDIPDNSLAVGNPAKVIRKLNQETESKS, from the coding sequence ATGAAAACAGAAAAAGAAAAAATGATCTCTAGCGAATATTACAACGCTTTTGATCCAGAATTACTAAAAGGTCGTCGCGCCGCAAAAAACCTTTTACACAGCTTAAACGTAAAAGAATATCGAGTTACCAAAAAAGCAAAAGAAATTTTAAAAGAACTGATTCCAAATGCTGGAGCTGGTTTATATATAGAACCTCCTTTCCATTGCGATTATGGTTATAATATTTTTGCTGGTGAAAACGTTTATTTTAATGTGAATTGTGTGGTTTTGGATTGCGCACCAGTAAATATTGGTTCAAATGTATTTATTGCACCAAATGTTCAAATTTATACTGCATCGCATCCGCTTGACGCTGAATTAAGAAAAACATTAGAAAATGCTTATCCTGTCACAATTGGAGATGATTGCTGGATTGGCGGAAACTCGGTTATCTGTCCAGGCGTAACAATAGGAAAAGGTTGTGTTATTGGCGCTGGATCTGTAGTAACAAAAGATATTCCAGACAACTCGCTTGCGGTTGGAAATCCTGCAAAAGTTATCCGAAAATTAAATCAAGAAACTGAATCAAAATCATAA
- a CDS encoding TonB-dependent receptor has translation MKTKLFFTISFLFFTALIFAQNTISGKVVDQKGKPVVGANIYIDGTYDGATSSETGDFSFETTETGNKFLVVSFLLFETFKQEIDVANYKDQTVKLRENVNALDAVVITAGTLESGEKARVSVLKPLDIVTTAGSAGNIVAALQTLPGTQSVGEDGRLFVRGGEANETQTFVDGIRVAQPYGATTNNLPTRSRFSPFLFSGIAFSTGGYSAEYGEALSSVLLLNTNDEEDHEKTDIGFMTVGLSLGNTQKWEKSSLSVNAMYVNLAPYQAVIPQNVDWNNPYQSLGGETVYRYKFTNGVFKLYASFDSERFDLNQKNINFENPIRTDMNNNNFYLNSSYKGSIGPGWQLTSGVSYGYSKNKLKYDITGINNQENAAQLKLKFSKKFSNYFKFSFGADYFITKFNEDIADNASLNVANGYDSNIFASYAEGDIAFSKNLALKVGLRYSNNSLLNENNIAPRASLGYKVSKSSQFSFAYGDFTQTPVVDYIKYSKYHQFESEKAKHYILNYTFTKPGQLLRTELYYKDYSNLVQYDTRDIQYNSVFNNNGSGYAKGFDLLWRDSNLYKNLEYWISYSYIDSERQYKNFPNMVTPSFVANHNLSVVTKYFITDWKSQIGFTNSFSSGRPYNDPNQTQFMNGKTKSYNSLSFNWAYLLTTQKILYFSVSNILGTQNVFGYDYARTPDASGVYQRQAIIPTADRFFFVGFFWTISQNKNENQLKNL, from the coding sequence ATGAAAACCAAATTATTTTTTACCATTAGCTTTTTATTTTTTACAGCTTTAATTTTTGCTCAGAATACTATTTCGGGAAAAGTTGTAGACCAAAAAGGAAAACCAGTTGTAGGTGCTAATATTTATATTGACGGAACTTACGACGGAGCAACAAGTTCTGAAACAGGAGATTTTTCTTTTGAAACTACTGAAACTGGAAATAAATTTTTAGTGGTTAGTTTTTTACTTTTTGAAACATTCAAACAAGAAATTGATGTTGCGAATTATAAAGATCAAACTGTAAAATTAAGAGAAAATGTAAATGCCTTAGATGCAGTTGTTATTACCGCTGGAACTTTAGAATCTGGAGAAAAAGCAAGAGTTTCTGTTTTAAAACCACTAGATATTGTAACAACGGCAGGTTCAGCTGGAAATATCGTGGCTGCTTTACAAACTTTGCCTGGAACTCAAAGCGTGGGTGAAGACGGACGTTTGTTTGTGCGCGGAGGAGAAGCAAATGAGACACAAACATTTGTAGACGGAATTCGTGTAGCGCAACCATACGGTGCAACTACAAATAATTTACCAACTCGAAGCAGATTCTCTCCTTTCTTATTTAGCGGAATCGCATTTTCTACTGGAGGTTATTCTGCAGAATACGGCGAAGCATTATCGAGTGTTTTGCTTTTGAATACGAATGACGAAGAAGATCACGAAAAAACAGATATCGGATTTATGACGGTTGGTTTGAGTTTAGGAAATACTCAAAAATGGGAAAAAAGCTCATTGAGTGTTAATGCAATGTATGTAAATCTTGCACCTTATCAAGCTGTAATTCCACAAAATGTAGATTGGAATAATCCGTATCAATCGCTTGGAGGAGAAACGGTTTACAGATATAAATTTACAAACGGAGTATTTAAATTATATGCTTCTTTTGATTCTGAAAGATTCGATTTAAATCAGAAAAACATCAATTTTGAAAATCCGATTAGAACGGATATGAACAATAATAACTTCTATTTGAATTCATCTTACAAAGGAAGTATCGGACCAGGTTGGCAATTAACTTCTGGAGTTAGTTATGGTTACAGCAAAAACAAATTGAAATATGATATTACTGGAATTAATAATCAGGAAAATGCAGCACAGTTAAAATTAAAATTCTCAAAGAAATTCTCAAACTATTTTAAATTTTCTTTTGGAGCAGATTATTTCATTACAAAATTTAATGAAGATATTGCTGACAACGCTTCTCTAAATGTTGCCAACGGTTACGACTCTAATATTTTTGCATCTTATGCAGAAGGAGATATTGCATTCTCAAAAAATTTAGCTTTAAAAGTTGGTTTAAGATATTCTAACAATAGTTTATTAAATGAAAATAACATTGCGCCAAGGGCTTCTTTAGGATATAAAGTTTCAAAAAGCAGTCAATTTTCTTTTGCTTACGGAGATTTTACGCAGACACCGGTTGTAGATTATATTAAATATTCTAAATATCATCAGTTTGAAAGTGAAAAAGCAAAACATTATATTTTGAATTATACGTTTACAAAACCTGGACAATTGCTTAGAACAGAATTATATTATAAAGATTATAGCAATTTGGTTCAGTACGATACAAGAGATATTCAATACAATTCGGTTTTTAATAACAACGGATCGGGTTATGCAAAAGGTTTTGATTTGCTTTGGAGAGACAGTAATTTGTACAAAAACTTAGAATATTGGATTTCTTATTCTTACATCGATTCAGAAAGACAGTATAAAAACTTTCCAAATATGGTAACTCCTAGTTTTGTTGCCAATCATAATCTATCTGTGGTGACAAAATATTTCATTACAGATTGGAAATCACAAATCGGATTTACAAATAGTTTTAGTTCAGGACGACCGTACAATGATCCGAACCAAACACAATTTATGAACGGAAAAACAAAATCGTACAATAGTTTGAGTTTCAACTGGGCATATTTATTGACAACGCAAAAAATCCTTTATTTCTCAGTTTCAAATATTTTAGGAACTCAAAATGTTTTTGGATACGATTATGCCAGAACACCAGACGCAAGTGGAGTTTATCAAAGACAAGCTATAATTCCGACAGCAGACAGGTTTTTCTTCGTAGGCTTCTTCTGGACGATTAGTCAGAATAAAAATGAGAATCAGTTAAAAAACTTATAG